The nucleotide window GCCTGGGATGTGCTGGTCGCACCCGGAGACCCCTCGGTCTTCGGCAATGACGCCGACCTGCTCATGCGCTGGTGGTACTCCGCCGACCTGTGGACCGACACCCGCATGCACTGGAAGGGCACTGAGGGGTACACCGCCTTCCAGGAGCTGCTCGACGCGGGCTCGCCGCTGGAGGGTGAGGAGCAGGTGGCCAAGTGGCAGGAGGCCTTCGAGGCCATCGCCAAGGAGATCCCGCTCTACCCGCTCTTCCATCGCAAGAACCCCATGGCCTGGAACTCCGAGACGCTCTCGGGCTATCAGCCCGTCAACTTCCCGGGCGTGGCATTCATCGACGTCGGGACCACCGTGTCCTGACCGCTGTCGGCTCCGCATGGAGCCGCACTGACCAGCTCGGCCCCGGGAGCCGGCCTACGGGTGGCCCGTGGCGCCGGGGCGGTGCACCACCGCCCCGGCGCCACGGGCTGTCTGGAGGGCGCGACGGCACGAGTGGAATCGATTTGCTGTCTGACATCAGATGTCTGATAATAGAACTGCGGCTCGGCACTGCAGCCGACCGACAAGATGCACCGCCCGGCCTGCCGCAGGAGCGCCGGGCAGTGGGCACCGAAGCAAAGGAGCATCCCAGTGTCCAACCTCCTCCGCCTGATCGGCCGGCGCCTGCTCGCGCTGCCCCTCATGGTGCTAGGCGTGACGCTGCTCGTATTCGTCGTCATGTCCCTGTCCTCCATCGACCCCGCGCGCGTGGCGCTCGGGGAGGCGGCCACGGCAGACGCCCTCGAGCAGTACCGCGAGATGCACCACCTCAACGACCCGCTCCTGCAGCGATACTGGACCTACCTCGTGGGATTGGCGCACGGGGACCTGGGCACCAGCCTCAGCGGAGACCCCATCGTCACCATGGTCTCCGCCGCCTTCCCGATCACCCTGCAGCTGACCTTCATCGGCGTCCTCCTGGCCGTCATCATGGCCACGATCATGGGCGTCCTGGCTGCCCTCTACCGGGACCGCTGGCCCGACCAGGTCATCCGCGTCATCTCCATCATCTGCCTGGCCACTCCCTCCTTCTGGCTCGCCCTCCTGCTCATCCAGTGGCTCGGTGACATCCCCGGGGGCTCGGGCATCTTCCCCGCCGTGGTCTCCGGCTGGGTCCCCTTCAGCGAGGATCCCTCCGCCTACATCCACCAGATCTTCCTGCCGGTCATCGCCATCGCGGTGCCCAACACCGGCTCCCTGACCCGCGTCGTGC belongs to Actinomyces capricornis and includes:
- a CDS encoding ABC transporter permease, giving the protein MSNLLRLIGRRLLALPLMVLGVTLLVFVVMSLSSIDPARVALGEAATADALEQYREMHHLNDPLLQRYWTYLVGLAHGDLGTSLSGDPIVTMVSAAFPITLQLTFIGVLLAVIMATIMGVLAALYRDRWPDQVIRVISIICLATPSFWLALLLIQWLGDIPGGSGIFPAVVSGWVPFSEDPSAYIHQIFLPVIAIAVPNTGSLTRVVRTAMVEELDRDYVRTAIGGGIPKHVVVGRNVLRNALITPLTVLGLRLGYSMGGAVVIEMIFDIQGMGKLIFQGVRNADVNIVQGVSITVALAFIIINIVVDLLYVLVNPRIRSI